The genomic interval CAGCGCCAGAAGCGCAAATCCAAAAAGCCAGGCCAGGCGAATCGTGTTTTGCAATCCGGACTCCGCGTATAAATATAGAGGCGGAGAGCCGCCTCGCGGAGCGGATTGTAGCATCCGGCCCGCGTACAATCACCGGCAATCAGCCTTGATACGAGCATTCTTTGTATAGTCTGGAAAACCCGTCGCCGGCAAGATATCATCCATCGTGCTTCGTTCGATATGCGCATTTGTGCTTTTGGCTGCGCCGCTGGTTTTGCTGGCGGCGGCACATCAAATTCCCGCGGAGCTTCCGCGCGAATACGGTTTCTCGGCGGAGCTTGCCGCGAAATTCGATGCCTGGGTGAAGGAAACGCTCGACTGGACGAATGAGAAGGGCAAATACGCTGTAATTGTGGATAAAAGCAAGTATTCGCTTTACCTGGCGATTAACGGCAAGGTCGTCGCCGCGATGCCAATTGAACTCGGATTCGAGCCGGTAGCCGACAAGCGGATGGAGGGCGACGGCGCGACGCCGGAGGGGAAATACAAAGTCGCGGAGAAGCGCGACGTCGGCCAGACGCGGTTTCACCGGGGATTGCTTCTCGATTACCCGAACGAAACCGACCGCAGCGAATTCCGCGAATGGAAGGCCGCGGGCGAAATTCCGGCGGATGCAGCAATAGGCGGATTGATTCTGATTCACGGCTCCGGCTCCGGCAAGCGGCCCGCGGAAGGCGGCTCGAACTGGACGCTCGGATGCGTCGCGCTTTCGAATTCCGACATCGATCGGCTTTTCCGTCACGCGTACAAAGGAATGCCGGTCACAATCGTGCGGTTCACGAATGCGGACTTGAGTCCAAAATATTCCCGGAAAAACAAAGCTCCGAATACCAGTTCTGCGTAAATTGAATTGCGGTTCGCTGGTCTGGAGACCGGCGGCATATTTCAATACCTAATATTACGCGAAGATTTCCTCGAAGAAATCAAGCATCGCCCGCCAGCTTCGCTTGTCG from bacterium carries:
- a CDS encoding L,D-transpeptidase, which gives rise to MLRSICAFVLLAAPLVLLAAAHQIPAELPREYGFSAELAAKFDAWVKETLDWTNEKGKYAVIVDKSKYSLYLAINGKVVAAMPIELGFEPVADKRMEGDGATPEGKYKVAEKRDVGQTRFHRGLLLDYPNETDRSEFREWKAAGEIPADAAIGGLILIHGSGSGKRPAEGGSNWTLGCVALSNSDIDRLFRHAYKGMPVTIVRFTNADLSPKYSRKNKAPNTSSA